The genomic segment TACATAGACCATTATAATAATTTTGAAGAGCCAAtgaattttaattgttgttggTAGTGAATTATTATTCCGGTGGCAGGATGGTCGCAGGCCTTTCGAGTTAGTATACCACGGACAGTTTGATGATTCACGACCTGGTAGCAATGTTCCCATCACAGGAAGGTATACTTGCATCAAGCTAGGAAGCTTTTACTTGAGCGAAAAATTCGGTCACGTGCTCATAAGGATTATTTGATGCTGTTTTTAGGGATTTGAGCTTAGCAATAGACAGAGTTTTAAGTGGACAACCCGTAAACGCGACTCAGAAGCCCAGGTATTCACTCATCCAGTCATCCTGCTTTCTTTTCTCTGTGTCCTCTGTTGCAATGTTAAATTCGATATAATGCAAACTAAAAAATGTTTTGAGGATGGAAAATTGTAAGCTTCAGCTCTCTTTCACCAGTGTCGGATGCAGCATTAAGTGGAATCCTCGATAATGCAATGAGTAGCCATTTTCAGCAGTGTTTGGTGATTCCTGGAAAATTTTCTTGGAGCACAAATGCTATTCGTTACCAACAGAAATTTTGCAGATTTTGTTTGGCCATTGGACAAATAATATGTACTTTTGCACATTTTCGGTAGAATACAAGTTGTATATTTAAATCTGTTTTTGGTTGCATAGAAATGGAATCATTGATTCGAAATGGAATTTGGTAATCTATCGTAGCTTGAAGTGTAAGATGAGTTGGGTTAACTTATTGATCCTTTAAATTGAGCTCGATTAGTATCCAACTTGagcttttatataatatttatttatttatattcatttgttttttttttaaataaaaaaaaaagaatacgtgaaataatatttttttacaaaaatatcaatttttttgaaaaatatattatgataaaATGGTGTTTCAAATCCCTGCCCCTCgtttttattatgtatttttaaaattttggtaatattatattattaattaaaatcattatttaaattaaaaacctAATATATTGATGGAAATAGTAATACAAATCATATGAAATAAGTAATAATAATGTTAAAAAATTTCCATTACAAAAgtactaataataataagacGGATGAACAAAATTTCGATGAAAAAACGTGAGTGAATTACCAAtttaactaaaaaaaaaattggtcggttaatttataaattcgattttttaattaaaaaaattgattaggtTAATTCATACATTCGATAACCCATCGAAGGCATGCCTTTAGATAATCGCAGACTTGACTAAAAAACAGTAGATACTTCATACAATgtgctgttttttttttttttttaagagcGAAGATTTCGTGGATCTGACATTTACATTGGACAAACAAGATCAACGGCAGCACAGGATAAAGAAACAAAAATGTCCACAAATGCTGTTTTTTTACAATTATATAACCCTAAATCTTTTCATCTCAGCCATTTTAGCAGAACTGGTGGACTGAGTAAAACTCAGAGCAAATCCAAAAGTTTATGGACCACAGAGAAAAATTCACAGCACAGCTGAAGAAATAATTCATCATTTAGGGCAGATTTCTTCTGGGAAAACTGGAGAAAAAAAATTTGGACCATTTCTCGATTTATGCGTGTCATCCTTGCGCAGGGGCCATGCTAATCTTCTCTGTATCGTTCCAATTTTATCGGATGTCCCCGAAGGGACGAACTTAGGTGTGGAGCAAACAGTATATAACAATAAGATAAGGCCGTTATTTTATAAATGTGGGAGTTTGGTTAGAGCTTCTTTTATTTTGGGCCACGGAATCATGCCCACGTTTGTGGCCCAGCATTTTGGATCCAATGCTTCAGAGCCCAtggtgtattttatatactattTAATTTATTGACTTTAAATATCAgggagaaaaaaaaagaagaaaataaaagaaatcaCAAGATAAATTCAGgtaaacaacaacaacaataataataataataataataataataaatgttttGACCCAATTCAAGAAAATCAACCCCACAAATCAACATCATCCAAATCTCCCTGCAAATTTCTTCCTCAAATACCTTGAACCATTTCAACACTTACTTGCACTTTATTACTTCTGCCTGATGGAGAAAATGTGGAATAAGATATAAAAACAGAAATAGATTTcatcaaaaaaaattcaatttagtTGGGAGCAAAATATATGGCCAAAATCAGAATTTCATGCCAAGTTCTCGAGTAAGTTGGGTCACTCCGTTTGTAGTACTCCAGcttgtgattttatttttataagatAATTTGAttggaaattttcaaatttcttttaTTCATCGGACTcgttctttaaaaaaatatgattacTTAGTCAAATTTGCAATCACGGGTGAAAAAGAGTCCTTTCGTATGCCAAAATTTAActcgagagaaaaaaaaaaaaaggagcgAAAGAGTCGGGTTGTTTGTCTTTTTGCCAATACTTCTCACGTGCTATTGACATTcataaaaagagaaaaatatttAAGATAAACACACGATCATTTTTTCATGAAAAGACTCATTGTTAATAggccgttaaaaataaaaataaaattgcaaGAAGTCTACTCGACTTcatctaataataataataataataataataataataataaagtctAGTCAACTTCTATCAACGGTCAATAAtccattttcttataataataataataataataaagtctAGTCAACTTCTATCAACGGTCAATAATCCATTTTCTTGGAGCATTTCCGATCTTTCGGCAAACAAAAACATatcttatatttatattttcaaataatcaaaactctaacgacatttatttatttaaaaagaacGGCCAACAACATTTGCATCCTCAAACATACAAACAGTGCCAATGCAACAAACTTTTGTCCTCAAAACTTGGCATAGACACACAGTTTGCTTACAATTCTAATTTTTTTGTTCTTATGGCGTGTACTGGATCAGGAACACGTAAAAAGGGACATGAACGTAAACTAAAATTCCACATAGAAACAAAACACTTGTATTCTATTCTGGGAGAATGAAAAACCTTCTTTTTCGAACCCTTTAACAAACGACAGCATCATATTTTCCGTGTCATTGGTGTGAATCATCAAATCTGCCAAGGCACTGAAGCTAATGGAATCTCCGGTGCTGTTGTTTCAGATGGCATCTTTTCAGCTCTGAGTACTTCACATGAATTGATTTTTAAGGCCAATTTTTAGAGTAGTATTCCGGGAGGAGAAAATCCTTTGTATTTATGTTGCTATATTTTCATATCCTGCAAAAAAAAGTATGCCTATAAGTGTTTTTTAGTTAAGTacattagcataaaaagtatcaTGGCTCGACATATAAACTTTTGTATTGCAAGAATGAAAGAGCGCACGACCAAAATAAGATTAGAGATTCTATGCGTAACTTCTCTGAAACTCTAAGTTAAGATTTAGAAGAAAgagtaattttgaatttttctcaCCAACTTAAAAAAGTCTTACCATGGAAAGAGAACATACCTTGTAAATTCCTCCAGCAGATTGCTCACTGGGCGTTTTCATACATCTCTTGATCCCTTCTGCCATCAATTTCTTTACGTTCCACTGACACGTTTAGGCAACCTCTAATCCGCATTATAGGATCACCGCCACCCAAGTGTGCCTTCAGACGAGCAATTCCACCACGTTTTGAAACAAAGTTACAGTACTTGCATTTTGCGCCTTGTCTTATGTTATCCAACGGTATACAATGTTCCCAAGCATCGTCAAGTGGCCTTCCCCTTCCCGATGATTTTGTTGTGGCTGCTATTTTCGAAGAAAGAAAGAATGCTAAGATAATGCAGGACCCTGAACTTCGAAAAAGTTGGCCTAAactaaaacaaaattaaatttatttatggtAAGAATACAAGTTTCATCCCACAAATCCATTGAATCGTCTCTTTCCACATCATAAATCCTAGAACCATTCCCACCACATATTTGTTCCATGTGGATGCACGATGCTTTAAAGAGGATACTTTACCAATGTTACCAACTAATAGATGTCTTACCTTGGAAAGGTCTCTTTGGCCGTTCATTAAATGTTTTCATCTCTTTTTCCATCAAATTTTTGATATCCGTGGACACGTTAGGGCAACCTTTAATTCGCATTGTAGGATCACCTCCACCCAAATGTGCTTTTAAACGAGTAATTCCACCACGTTTAGAGAAAAAGTTGCAATATTTGCATTTTGTGCCCTGCCTTATATCATCCATTGGCAGGGCGTGGTCCCAAGCATCATCTAGCGGCCTTCCCCTCATACGAGATTTTCCTGTGGTTTCTACTTCAAAAGTAAGAAAGAATGTAAGACAATGCTACTCTAGTACAGAAAAAATGTCAGTCGCTTAAAACTATTCAACTGCCACAAAATTTAAACATATACAATCATCACTCTCTTAAGGCACACCTTGAATATTCTTTACGCACTGTGCTTTCTTGTTTTGGACACATCCAGAGATCGAGTCAGCTATTATTCTTTTGACTTCTGGCGGCACCTTACAGCATCCTGGTACATGAATTCTTGGGTCCCCTCCCCCCAAATGTGCCTTAAGATGTGAGATCCCCCCAAGTGATGACACAAAACCACAGTAATGACAGTGACACTCCGCCGTATGTCTCGAATCATTCACAGGTTTGGGCTGTTCCCAACCATCATGTATACAAGTTCTCGTTTTATCCTCCTGCGGTACGCCTTTCTCAAAAGCAATAGTACAAAAGGAAGCTACAATGCATCAATTAACCTCCTAAAAATTACCACAACCAGTGCTTGAACCATAACTATTACCTTTTCTCAGGGTATCAAGCAAACTACGAGCATCACAACTCTTCATTGTTTCAGTAATTTTACATCCACTAACACCATGCATCATCACGTGTCTTCCCAACTCCTCTCTGCATAAATGAGAATTTGCCGGGGGGCGGTGCTTTCCTCTAAATACTCCCCATAGATAATATCTGTATTGGAACCCTGCAGAGTAGTTTTATTCTAGGAGGCTTAGTAGATATGGTATGAAGAACGAGTATCCCAGTGCAACTGTAAAATAAGCGCCAAAATGCACATTAGCCATGAAAATGACACAAACATACTCCAGTAAAGCGAAGGCAAATCCCTCGAAGTAAAGACCAAAAGCTCAGCATTCTGCACAAAGGCTCTCATGGCAAgttctttatgcatcatttcaTCAAcgaaaatatcaaaattccATTCACTTCCATGTAGAAATTTTAAAAACTGTATGGTTAGAACgtataaaacataaaaaagaaagagaacAAGATACAGAGAAAAATCATTACTAACACCTTATCTCCGATGGAAAGAAATAGAGTGCAATATTGTCCCAACTAAGTTCTGATATCTCAAAACTTTTTGGCCAAACATCAGACTTGGGAAGCATTTCCAGGTGTAGCACAGGTTGAAATTGACTTGACTCTGCGTGCACTTCTGGGCACGCTCTGGTAGATACATGTGCTATGACTCCATCAAGCATGCTGGGTTTTTTGTTCAATATGTGGAAACTTCCCCTGTCAGCAAGGAAGTAGCAATTAAAGCTACGCACGAGTAAAACAAATGCATTTTTTCACAAACTTGGTGTGATGAGATTAATTTTTCTCACATCCAAATGGGCTTGATGGCGGGTTCAGCAAATGTATGGCTATCAACTGTTGATTTTCTGTTTTGGGCTTCATCTCTGCATTCATCACAAACCCAATGGATGAACTCATTGTAACCCGGTATTACATCTAGACAGTAGCTGAAAAGcaggataaaaaaaataaaagaaaaaatccCTGATAGTGTAAACCTGAAAGACTAGGGGAAAAAGCGTCTGCTGATTACTTCTTTATCACAAATGGGTGTCTGTAAATGTCATTAGCACATGGCAAATGCCCATATAACAAGTCATTCTAGTTCTCTGGGACCCGAGTGGGAAATGAAGAATCAAGAAAGCATCAACTACAGTTCAGGATAATCTTGAGTGCGGAGAAGTAGGAAGCTGATTAGCATGcacatgttcatgtttaattgggACTCATTTAATCAGAGCCAAAGATAAGTGAAAAAGACTGTGTTTTTCAGATCAATTGTCCATGTTACTCAAAATATTAGGTCAAGCAAAAAATAACACATAAGGTAACTATACTTCAGCAATATGCAGCTTACCGATGCACGGCAACATCTAGACATTTGACACAATATACAAAGGCATTGGTGGATCCTCTATAGCCACACTGCAAACACGTGGTCTCCTGCATGATTAAATTGTACACCACTTCGCAATTAAAGAAGCGGGgacataaaagaaaaaaatctaGTTACAATTTCTTCTATCACAGGCATAAAGATGAAAgaaatgaaatgataaaaagaaGTTCTAGAAAGAGTCATACGATTAAGCCTAACAAAAACAACGCAATTTTTCAAACATTATAGTATTGCAAGGATAATCCTATTTCACCCTTTAGCTAAAAACTTAGATCCACTGCTTACATATCTGTTAGTTGTTCCACGTCGGTGGTATTTAATActtgggagttgtatatatagtCTTGGATAATCCTTCTtctttgagctagcttttggggatGAGTCAGGTCcaagtttcaatcttaacatgatatcagagtccaggttccaccgttatgtgttgaaCTGCCTATAATTCGACCACCCGTTCTGCTAATAATtgagtcatttgtaaactccacgctccagatgttcattcctgggcgtgagaaGGGTGTGCTTGCCCATAACTAGGACAGTCGTTATGCCCATAATTGGTTATTTATAAActtcacgctccagatgttcatttctGGCGCGAGGGAGTGTGTTAGGTGTCCAACATCGGTGGTATTTAATActtgggagttgtatatatgatcTTGGACAATCTtctcccttgagctagcttttgggttGAGTTAGATCcaagtttcaatcttaacaatattaaaaaaaaatagagagaataaagaaaaaatagagAGAATAAAGGCCAAGATTAAAATTTTCGTATTTTTTTAAGCAAGTAGAACCCCAAAAGAGTTTCAAGCTCATAGTGACCACATCAAAAGATCTAGCCACGCTAGCAACTTACTAAATACGATCGAATTTCCACAACTTCAGTCGAAATTTAAAGTTGGTACATAACCCgggaaaaaattattaaaatgcaaaaaaatcaaatagtTAAACATGGTAAAGGTTTGACTCCCAAATCAGGGAAAAGAAGGAAACCAAGAAGGAAACCGAAGCATAATAGAGCAATTCACAATAACAAGTGAAAAACCTCGAAAAATTATGCTGATTAGGGGAAAAAGAATGAGAAGCGAGAAAGGTATACCATGCTCCAAGAAAAATCACGCGAACCTAAAGAGAGATGAATTTTCCTCAATAATTGCCGCGAACAGGGATCAATATGATAACACACATATCTGAGGATCGAGTCCTCGCAGAAGCTTTAGAGTGAAGTGGAATATGGAGTGGGTGGCTGGGCGCAGAGTCCAAAcactttttattttcttttcctttttaaaatatgaatcaactttTCCAGAGAGAGCAAAATTCATTTTATACCTATGAAAACAAGTAAATGTAGCTATCTATCTATCCTTAAAAGTCTCAAATTTGGGTtaaattagtctcaaatttggGTCTAAATCTCGATTTTATGTGAgaatcatttttttattctGGATAGACCCATTAAAGATTTGCTTGTTTTTGTttaaatgaattttaaatttcgCGTATAATCTCACTTTCATTTAATTACGTGTTTTTTATTTACAAGAAAGAATAATTATCATGACATAAATTGTTTAATGGGGGCGTTggactttaaaaaaaatctttttttttaatgaatttagTATGTTAATATTGGGTTTAGTCTTTATCAACTCAAATTTGTACTGTACAACTACTAATCGCgatatatttcaaaaaataaaaaataagagaGAGATTTAATTTGAAATCACTTCTCAAATTAAATTTCTTAGTATAAATCAAATTAACCTATCTCCTATGGAATGCAATCGCGGATTAATATATATAGATTTATTAGCGACCCTCCCAATTccctatgttttcatcaatatgCGCTTCTTTGGAAGGATCTGAACTTATTTGGGCTTAAAATTTgagtgagatgatctcacagttcgtattttgtgagacggatctcttattaaaatcattcatgaaaaaatattattttttatgctaagagtactactttttatcgtgaatataaGTAGAATTGACCCGTCTgatttgtgagacagtctcgtAAAAACCTACTCATATTTAAATTACAAGTTAGATATATATTCAAATTATACTACCCccttaaaaagaaacaaaaaaaaaattcaaaaattaaaattttacttAGTCTCGAGAGCATGTCCAAATCAAAAAGTCTTTCATTTGAGTAGACAAATGGTAAGTATACAGCCCACTAGCCAGCGATTACTCGAGTAATTTCAACACTAATAAATATAGAGAATATGTATTTTAGAAACACTAAGAAGGACTGATCAAAAAGGCTTAAAGATGATATGTTAATTCGTCATGAATAATATTCCATATAAAAATGTTGCAAGCAAAAATTGAAACGTATACATAGAACTTTCTCCTTGAGATTAAGTCttataatattacttttaaatattatttatgacgaattaatattataagctagggatatgattttttttcccCATTATTCGACAATGTCTGCTAGCAAATCGTGATTTTAAATATGATCCATGAAGGTGCGTTTGGATTTATGAAGTCGGAgctaaaaaattcaaatatctgatttcaaaatttcttaACTTGAATGAAATTCTAATAGTAAATATGATGGATTCAAGTATAGCCAGGCTTGAATGGAAGGTTCTTCTATCCTACGATGAGAGTTTTTATAATGTCTTAAATCatttttcaaatcaaatattCTCATCCACATTGTTACACAACTCTTTACTAATCGAAATAAATAACAGAATTCAAAATAGCTAGACTATACCATTTACATTCCATGAACCAAataatatgaaaaataaaataatatgatatCTTACAACACCATTCCTTAGTTTTTTTCAGTTGTGAAAGAGGTTTGATCTTGTTTTAAATCTATGATTTTGTTGCAAGATGGGCTACTACTACTATAAGTGATCACCTATATTTTCTTTGTTTGTATTGAACTAAAACTCTCATTTTTTTTACGTTTAATTTATTtccaaaataattaataaaattataaatacatAACTCTTAATATTATATCTATTAAAATAGACCCTACGACTATAACCTTTCGAAACCAACAATGAATCACCCCATGTGTTGTATCTGAATGTCACAGTCCTCCTTTCGCCGCCACCTCCGCTTTCCTGATCAGACAACTTGCCTTCATTTCGATATACTTTTCTCTTCATTCTGAGGCTTTGAAATTGAAGATGGATGCTTACTTGTGACTATTTCATAGCCCTCTTCCTCTTCCTCTTCCTCATATTCTTCATGATCAATGTTCTCGATTTCCTCATCTTGATTTTGATCATGCAACTTGGAGTCCTGCTGCTGTTTCTCAATTACCGGCCATTGCTGCTCAGGTTGAGCCATTATCGGCAGCATTGGGTTATTGAGTTTCACTAAGTACTCGTGATTGGAGGAGGGAATATCCGTGCTCTTCGCTCTCTTTTTGTGCAAGGCATAGAGACGTTGAAAATATGGGCATGTCTTCGAGTCTTGGGGTCTCCTTTTCCTTCACTTTCTTGAAGTACTTgttgatgttctcccatttctcCTGGCATCGCTTAGGGTTTCGGTTGTATCCTAGCTTGCCCATGGCAGCGGAGATTTCCTCCGAAAGGGATCCCTTTGGCCAGTGCTTTACATCGACGTGAATCATTTCTAACATACGACAACACGTACAATCCAGAAAACGTAGCACAACAGGTTCTAGTGACTAATGAGGATGTAGAAAAAGTGTGTAATGAATGTCTGCATAGAACTATTTATAGAGTGAGCCTCATAAGTTAAGGAAAACACACTTATGTGGTAAGTCAAAGCCGAGGGGACGCACGGTTCTGTGTTCGGACTCAAGGGTACACTTTGGACtgtttcaaattatttttcaaacattCTCCAAAAAGATTAATAGTCAAGACACCGCACCAAGCCGGGCCGAGCCGGTCGCGCACGTGTTTTACCGAAACCCAGCCTACCAACGTCTTCCCATTTTGCAAAAACTTATGGTGTTCTTTGGAGCGCAAACTCATAGCTCAAATATAGAGCTAATATATTAGATTTTACTTCACACATTTTTCAACATGGATAAGACATAATTCTCAATGTTCATTCATCACTCGTACAGTCATACTTATCTAATACACTTGAAGCGGTGATGCTTTACCAAACTTTGTGAATCCCAAGTTTGATTGCTCAGTAATTAGCCTCTGCAAAAATGCTGCCAGTTGGCTGTGGAGATTGATCTCTCCTGTTCCTAAACTTCATGATCTCGATTAATTCTCTCCGTTTCTTGATTCCTCCAAGCTTCCTCTCTCTCCACTTCATCCCGCTCTCGTTTATCCAGCTTATCCAAGAACTTTTTGTGCAGTCCTCCTGCTTCTAACACGTTTTTTACCAAACTTCCGAAAAAATATTTCCATTCTCTCTTCTTCCACCGTTGCCTTTTTATGCTCTCATCAGAAGAGGTGGATGAAGAATTTGAATGTGATACCAAACACGCTGAATTTTCAAAACAATTCAAGGATTTAAAATGTTGAATCTTATATAGTATCGTAAATCAAATAATCGgatccaatatatatataatcagagTTGTGGACATcttctttaaaattataattataacctaATTATATAACTTTATTTATGAAACTTTTAGATTtcctaaaatattatatttttttaatcttcaatcatatatttatctatattttaaatatttataagttAAAATTTTTAGACTATTATATAACTcttgataaaaaaatatgaaaaaataaataatttgaaaataacaaaaaatatcatgtttagataatattttaattgtataGACATGAATCGCTTATAAAATGatgttaatattataatatctaTGTGTATATAgtttacacatatatatttattaattctTGTATATTTTTGTTGAACGGTGGTTAGATGAAATTAAGAGAATTATTAGTATAGAACAGATGTTATTTTTGTAGTATAATTATATtgagataaaatatttataatattttgttatttttctgTTATGTTTATTTTGCAATTTTTATCTTTacttttttctctcattttctctTAATAATTTGGTAAAAATAAGTAGTTTCATCGAAAcaattcaaatttgaaaaatacAATTGTTGGGATAATATGATATTTGTGTCAGGTATGGAGATCTGTATTCTTACATATATGATGATGTAAGCTATAAAATTAGAACGAATAAGATAAGAGGAAATTTTAATTGCTTTACATTATTAACTTatcatttattaaaaatatattgcaTTTGGattaatatatttcaaatatatagatttcaaatgtatttttataGTTTATGCAAAACTATAAATTTCAAATGCACTTTATATAATTCTTCATGCTAATTAAAATGAATTTTAAGTCCACTCAATAATGAAGTCAGTTGAAATTcattctattttatttaaatagtgTGTAAATAAGTAATTGATTAATTGAAAATTTCATCATTTGTTTCAttattaacaataaaattataattgaaAACCATGTGTTTTAAATCTATCCAACCAAACACAAagtgtttcaaaaaaaaatcttaaaaatgaaatgtaataattaatatttgggATTTTGGTCCTCCATGTTGTGAAAATTGAGTCTCAGATAGTGTTTGCAACCATTGAAAAAAGTGATTACGAATTTTTTTATTCACTTTTTAGTGGTTGCAGCCACTCCCTTAATTATACATTCTTCCATTTTTTCGATTTTGGTTCCTTGTTTtgtagttttaatattttttgttagATCGTTGGTGAATTATTAGGTACATATCAGGGtcactgtaaaaaaaaaaaacaaaaactaaaattttgtggacaatAATATTTGGACTAATTGTAAAACTTAATATTATGGTATTGTGACCTGTATATCGAATGAGCTCTGTAGAACCCTAGAAAGTCATTGTTGGCCCCATGGTAGAAAAGTTTACGCAAATTAAGCTTTATATTGGACATGGTGGGCATGTGAAAATagacatatattatatataaatcatgTGTCATTCTATGCAGATTATAGAAGCCTTCCAATTTATCTGGCATTAGCTAAGAAACAACCAATTGGATTACatttatattatttcatattCTTTTCCTTCTCAATATGTCCTGTTGTATTGGACGTTCGTCATTTTACTAAAAATTATAGCAACTGATAATGACACAACCCAATAAATTTAGACTGTATAACAGCTTAAAAACTACATTTTGATTGCTCCAACAAGCAAAGACAAATTACACACAACTACTTTTTTTCAATAATT from the Primulina eburnea isolate SZY01 chromosome 3, ASM2296580v1, whole genome shotgun sequence genome contains:
- the LOC140825707 gene encoding uncharacterized protein isoform X8, which encodes MQETTCLQCGYRGSTNAFVYCVKCLDVAVHRYCLDVIPGYNEFIHWVCDECRDEAQNRKSTVDSHTFAEPAIKPIWMGSFHILNKKPSMLDGVIAHVSTRACPEVHAESSQFQPVLHLEMLPKSDVWPKSFEISELSWDNIALYFFPSEISEWNFDIFVDEMMHKELAMRAFVQNAELLVFTSRDLPSLYWRFQYRYYLWGVFRGKHRPPANSHLCREELGRHVMMHGVSGCKITETMKSCDARSLLDTLRKVETTGKSRMRGRPLDDAWDHALPMDDIRQGTKCKYCNFFSKRGGITRLKAHLGGGDPTMRIKGCPNVSTDIKNLMEKEMKTFNERPKRPFQAATTKSSGRGRPLDDAWEHCIPLDNIRQGAKCKYCNFVSKRGGIARLKAHLGGGDPIMRIRGCLNVSVERKEIDGRRDQEMYENAQ
- the LOC140825707 gene encoding uncharacterized protein isoform X4 → MQETTCLQCGYRGSTNAFVYCVKCLDVAVHRYCLDVIPGYNEFIHWVCDECRDEAQNRKSTVDSHTFAEPAIKPIWMGSFHILNKKPSMLDGVIAHVSTRACPEVHAESSQFQPVLHLEMLPKSDVWPKSFEISELSWDNIALYFFPSEISEWNFDIFVDEMMHKELAMRAFVQNAELLVFTSRDLPSLYWRFQYRYYLWGVFRGKHRPPANSHLCREELGRHVMMHGVSGCKITETMKSCDARSLLDTLRKGVPQEDKTRTCIHDGWEQPKPVNDSRHTAECHCHYCGFVSSLGGISHLKAHLGGGDPRIHVPGCCKVPPEVKRIIADSISGCVQNKKAQCVKNIQETTGKSRMRGRPLDDAWDHALPMDDIRQGTKCKYCNFFSKRGGITRLKAHLGGGDPTMRIKGCPNVSTDIKNLMEKEMKTFNERPKRPFQAATTKSSGRGRPLDDAWEHCIPLDNIRQGAKCKYCNFVSKRGGIARLKAHLGGGDPIMRIRGCLNVSVERKEIDGRRDQEMYENAQ
- the LOC140825707 gene encoding uncharacterized protein isoform X3 — its product is MQETTCLQCGYRGSTNAFVYCVKCLDVAVHRYCLDVIPGYNEFIHWVCDECRDEAQNRKSTVDSHTFAEPAIKPIWMGSFHILNKKPSMLDGVIAHVSTRACPEVHAESSQFQPVLHLEMLPKSDVWPKSFEISELSWDNIALYFFPSEISEWNFDIFVDEMMHKELAMRAFVQNAELLVFTSRDLPSLYWRFQYRYYLWGVFRGKHRPPANSHLCREELGRHVMMHGVSGCKITETMKSCDARSLLDTLRKGVPQEDKTRTCIHDGWEQPKPVNDSRHTAECHCHYCGFVSSLGGISHLKAHLGGGDPRIHVPGCCKVPPEVKRIIADSISGCVQNKKAQCVKNIQVETTGKSRMRGRPLDDAWDHALPMDDIRQGTKCKYCNFFSKRGGITRLKAHLGGGDPTMRIKGCPNVSTDIKNLMEKEMKTFNERPKRPFQATTKSSGRGRPLDDAWEHCIPLDNIRQGAKCKYCNFVSKRGGIARLKAHLGGGDPIMRIRGCLNVSVERKEIDGRRDQEMYENAQ
- the LOC140825707 gene encoding uncharacterized protein isoform X6, which codes for MQETTCLQCGYRGSTNAFVYCVKCLDVAVHRDEAQNRKSTVDSHTFAEPAIKPIWMGSFHILNKKPSMLDGVIAHVSTRACPEVHAESSQFQPVLHLEMLPKSDVWPKSFEISELSWDNIALYFFPSEISEWNFDIFVDEMMHKELAMRAFVQNAELLVFTSRDLPSLYWRFQYRYYLWGVFRGKHRPPANSHLCREELGRHVMMHGVSGCKITETMKSCDARSLLDTLRKGVPQEDKTRTCIHDGWEQPKPVNDSRHTAECHCHYCGFVSSLGGISHLKAHLGGGDPRIHVPGCCKVPPEVKRIIADSISGCVQNKKAQCVKNIQVETTGKSRMRGRPLDDAWDHALPMDDIRQGTKCKYCNFFSKRGGITRLKAHLGGGDPTMRIKGCPNVSTDIKNLMEKEMKTFNERPKRPFQAATTKSSGRGRPLDDAWEHCIPLDNIRQGAKCKYCNFVSKRGGIARLKAHLGGGDPIMRIRGCLNVSVERKEIDGRRDQEMYENAQ